The Pedobacter africanus genome has a window encoding:
- a CDS encoding SDR family NAD(P)-dependent oxidoreductase: MILQNKNAVIYGAGGSLGGAVSRALAAAGARVFLTGHRLASVQKVADEIRASGGKAEPAEVNALDPTAVNDHIWYVASTAGSVDLSFNLINTQDTQDIPLVDMSLDDFTRPINIAMETHFLTTTAAARIMMKQRSGVILSLTATPGGTAYPLVGGFGPACCALEGFSRDLASELGPYGVRVVNIRSAGSPDSKPFMDALASGGPEVAGFIKKLEEDTMLKKLPMINDIANVAVFLASELSGKITGVTIDVTSGTTSALNYKVERIPFVAK; encoded by the coding sequence ATGATACTTCAAAATAAAAATGCAGTAATTTATGGAGCAGGGGGATCATTGGGAGGGGCAGTTTCCCGCGCACTGGCTGCTGCCGGGGCACGTGTATTTCTTACCGGCCACCGCCTGGCTTCGGTTCAAAAGGTCGCAGATGAAATCCGTGCAAGTGGTGGAAAGGCAGAGCCGGCAGAAGTGAATGCCCTTGATCCGACGGCAGTTAATGATCACATCTGGTATGTCGCCAGTACGGCAGGCAGTGTCGATCTTTCTTTCAATCTGATCAACACCCAGGATACACAGGATATTCCTTTGGTAGACATGTCGCTCGACGATTTCACCCGACCCATCAATATTGCCATGGAAACCCATTTTTTAACCACTACTGCGGCTGCCAGGATAATGATGAAACAAAGGTCTGGTGTAATCCTGTCGCTAACTGCCACCCCGGGAGGCACAGCATACCCATTGGTGGGCGGTTTTGGCCCTGCCTGTTGCGCGCTTGAAGGTTTTTCCAGGGACCTGGCTTCGGAGCTTGGGCCCTATGGTGTACGTGTGGTAAACATCAGGTCGGCCGGATCGCCCGATTCAAAACCATTTATGGATGCCCTTGCCAGCGGAGGGCCTGAGGTTGCAGGTTTCATCAAAAAACTGGAAGAGGACACCATGCTCAAAAAGCTGCCTATGATCAATGATATTGCCAACGTAGCAGTATTTCTGGCCTCAGAGCTTTCAGGAAAAATAACAGGGGTTACCATTGATGTAACCAGCGGTACCACAAGTGCGCTGAATTATAAAGTTGAAAGGATCCCTTTTGTAGCCAAATAG
- a CDS encoding phosphatase PAP2 family protein — translation MMRLKYMLLLCFCLPFFCYCQQAGADTVAKKNSFKIAPFIIPAVFLGYGAMAGGDNFVHDLDVTTRAELQEDHPFFSVKADNFMQYAPAAAVYALNLSGVKGKHNLVDATGIYAISFGLMKASTLIVKSATHRLRPDGSTYNSFPSGHTATSFAAAEFLKQEYKDVSPWYGYAGYTVATATGIMRLYNNRHWVSDVVAGAGFGIIATKVSYLVYPKLKQLIAGKRQQDFSLVPIYQEKAFGFSFASRF, via the coding sequence ATGATGAGATTGAAGTACATGCTGCTGCTTTGCTTTTGCCTGCCTTTTTTTTGCTATTGCCAGCAGGCCGGAGCAGATACTGTTGCCAAAAAGAACAGCTTTAAAATAGCCCCTTTTATCATACCGGCCGTATTCCTTGGCTATGGTGCAATGGCCGGGGGCGATAATTTTGTTCATGACCTGGACGTAACCACCAGGGCCGAATTGCAGGAAGACCATCCTTTTTTTTCTGTGAAGGCCGACAATTTTATGCAATATGCACCTGCAGCAGCGGTGTATGCACTAAACCTGTCAGGGGTAAAGGGCAAGCATAACCTGGTAGATGCCACCGGCATTTATGCCATATCATTTGGTTTAATGAAGGCCTCAACCCTTATTGTTAAATCGGCCACACACCGCTTGCGTCCTGATGGCAGTACCTACAACTCCTTTCCCTCCGGTCATACTGCGACTTCATTTGCGGCAGCAGAATTTTTAAAGCAGGAGTATAAAGATGTCTCCCCCTGGTACGGCTATGCGGGTTATACGGTAGCTACCGCAACAGGGATCATGCGTTTGTACAACAACAGGCATTGGGTAAGCGATGTGGTTGCCGGTGCGGGCTTTGGCATTATTGCTACCAAAGTCAGCTACCTGGTGTATCCAAAATTAAAACAACTGATTGCCGGAAAGCGGCAGCAGGATTTTAGTTTGGTGCCAATTTACCAGGAAAAAGCTTTTGGTTTCTCCTTTGCCAGCCGTTTTTAA
- a CDS encoding efflux RND transporter permease subunit — translation MNQSIKSVIGFALKNKYFIFFATFILVLAGYLSFKHTTIEAFPDVTNTNITIITQWPGRSAEEVEKFVSRPLEIAMNPTEKRTSIRSSSLFGLSVVKITFEDDVDYQFARVQVNNHLDEADLPAGAKPEVQPPYGPTGEIFRYTLQSDQKSVRELKTLQDWVVQRELLSVPGIADVVSFGGEVKTYQITVDPQKSLQYGVTATELFDAVSKSNVNVGGDVIEQGGQAYVVRGIGVLNNIDDIKNIIVDNFNGSPVYVKTIAEVTESALPRLGQVGRDRDPDVVEGIVVMRKGENPSEVIRNLKLKIKAVNEHILPGDVKISPFYDRENLVDFATHTVMHNMLEGIIFVTLIVFLFMADWRTTLIVSLIIPLALLFAFICLKLKGMSANLLSMGAIDFGIIIDGAVVMVEGIFVALDHSAAKNGTEKFNRMSKLGLIKKACLENGKGIFFAKLIIITGLMPVFTFEKVEGKMFSPLAWTLSFALLGALLLTFTLVPAMASVLLKKNVREKHNIFLEYLSRAVMKVFNAAFRFKKAVFTGAMVVLFAGLLSFKFLGTEFLPSLDEGSIYVRASAPLSVSLNETKKLSDEIRKIFLSFEEVRQVLSQTGRPNDGTDATGFYNMEFLVDIYPKSEWKRKESKEQLVRRMQEKLKSFPGISLNFSQPISDNVEEAVSGVKGSIVVKMFGNDYAYIEAQEEKIFDILKTVPGIEDLGILRNLGQPELQINLDQDKMALYGVRTEDANSIIEMAIGGKAATEIYEGEQKFELRIRYPEDFRSDEVSIGALRIPTLSGTKVPLSEISGIRKITGPSIIYRDKHQRYGAIKFSVRGRDMGSTIAEAQAKVKEQIRLPKAYKLEWAGDFENQQRATSRLSTAVPISLLLIFFILFVLFGSIKDSLLVLNNVPFALVGGIAALLLAGVNFNISAGIGFIALFGICVQNGVILISRFKSNIAELKHRADWSFADAIRDGVASRMRPVIMTAMMAAIGLMPAALSTGIGSEASKPLAIVVIGGLVTNTLFNLFVYPIVFYWAYKKRVKHIVSVAGN, via the coding sequence ATGAATCAATCCATTAAGTCTGTCATCGGCTTTGCCCTGAAGAACAAGTACTTCATTTTCTTTGCCACTTTCATCCTGGTTTTAGCGGGCTATCTCAGCTTTAAGCACACCACCATTGAGGCTTTCCCCGATGTAACCAATACCAATATCACCATCATTACCCAATGGCCGGGAAGAAGCGCCGAAGAGGTGGAAAAGTTTGTGAGCAGGCCCCTTGAAATAGCGATGAACCCTACCGAAAAACGGACTTCCATCCGCTCCTCTTCCCTTTTTGGTTTGTCGGTCGTAAAAATCACTTTTGAAGATGATGTAGATTACCAGTTTGCACGGGTGCAGGTAAACAACCACCTGGACGAGGCAGATCTGCCTGCCGGCGCAAAACCCGAGGTACAGCCGCCATATGGCCCGACGGGTGAAATTTTCCGATACACGCTTCAAAGCGACCAGAAATCGGTAAGGGAATTGAAAACCCTGCAGGATTGGGTGGTACAGCGGGAACTCCTCTCGGTACCTGGTATTGCCGATGTGGTGAGCTTTGGAGGCGAAGTTAAAACCTATCAGATTACGGTTGACCCGCAGAAATCCCTGCAATACGGCGTAACCGCCACCGAGCTGTTTGATGCGGTATCGAAAAGTAATGTAAATGTGGGTGGCGACGTGATTGAGCAGGGCGGACAGGCCTATGTGGTAAGGGGCATTGGTGTGCTGAACAATATAGACGACATTAAAAACATCATTGTCGACAATTTTAACGGCAGCCCGGTATATGTAAAAACCATTGCAGAGGTTACAGAATCGGCTTTGCCCAGATTAGGACAAGTGGGACGTGACCGCGACCCGGATGTGGTGGAAGGCATTGTGGTGATGCGTAAGGGTGAAAACCCCAGCGAGGTAATCCGGAACCTGAAGCTTAAAATCAAAGCGGTAAACGAGCATATCCTTCCGGGAGATGTAAAGATAAGTCCCTTTTATGATCGCGAAAACCTGGTCGACTTTGCGACCCATACTGTAATGCACAACATGCTGGAAGGGATCATTTTTGTAACCCTGATTGTATTTCTGTTTATGGCCGACTGGAGAACGACACTCATCGTTTCCCTCATCATTCCGCTTGCGCTGTTGTTTGCCTTCATCTGCTTAAAACTTAAGGGCATGTCGGCCAATCTGCTCTCTATGGGCGCTATCGATTTTGGGATCATCATAGATGGGGCCGTAGTTATGGTGGAGGGGATTTTTGTGGCCCTTGACCATAGCGCCGCTAAAAACGGCACTGAAAAATTCAACCGCATGAGCAAGCTGGGCCTCATTAAAAAAGCCTGCCTGGAAAATGGGAAAGGCATCTTTTTTGCAAAGCTGATCATCATAACCGGGCTGATGCCTGTTTTCACCTTTGAAAAGGTAGAGGGCAAAATGTTCTCGCCCCTGGCATGGACATTGAGCTTTGCCCTGCTGGGCGCCCTGCTGCTCACCTTTACACTGGTACCTGCTATGGCGAGTGTATTGCTGAAAAAGAATGTAAGAGAAAAACACAACATTTTTCTGGAATACCTGAGCCGGGCGGTAATGAAGGTGTTTAATGCAGCCTTCAGGTTTAAAAAAGCCGTATTTACAGGCGCCATGGTTGTACTGTTTGCCGGCTTATTGAGTTTTAAATTCCTGGGCACAGAATTTTTGCCCAGTCTGGACGAAGGTTCTATTTATGTAAGGGCCAGTGCGCCTTTAAGCGTATCATTGAATGAAACCAAAAAACTGAGCGACGAGATCCGAAAGATCTTTTTAAGTTTTGAGGAGGTACGGCAGGTGCTCTCGCAAACCGGAAGGCCCAATGACGGTACGGATGCCACAGGTTTTTACAATATGGAATTCCTGGTAGACATTTACCCCAAATCGGAATGGAAACGTAAAGAGAGCAAAGAACAGCTGGTGAGGCGCATGCAGGAAAAACTAAAAAGCTTCCCGGGCATTAGCCTGAACTTTTCACAGCCCATATCCGACAATGTGGAAGAAGCAGTTTCGGGTGTTAAAGGCTCTATAGTAGTAAAAATGTTTGGCAATGATTACGCTTATATTGAAGCGCAGGAAGAAAAGATATTCGACATCCTGAAAACCGTTCCGGGCATTGAAGACCTGGGCATTTTACGGAACCTTGGACAGCCTGAGTTGCAGATTAACCTGGACCAGGATAAAATGGCCTTATATGGGGTGCGGACCGAGGATGCCAATTCCATTATTGAAATGGCCATTGGCGGAAAAGCCGCTACAGAGATTTATGAGGGGGAACAGAAGTTTGAGCTCAGGATCCGCTATCCTGAGGATTTCAGAAGCGATGAGGTATCTATAGGCGCTTTGCGCATCCCTACCCTGTCGGGCACCAAAGTGCCTTTAAGCGAAATCTCCGGCATACGCAAAATAACGGGCCCGAGTATCATTTACCGCGACAAGCACCAGCGCTACGGGGCAATCAAATTTTCTGTCCGCGGACGCGACATGGGCAGTACCATTGCCGAAGCGCAGGCTAAGGTAAAGGAACAGATCAGGCTTCCTAAAGCTTACAAACTGGAATGGGCTGGCGATTTTGAGAACCAGCAGAGGGCAACTTCCAGGCTATCGACTGCAGTACCCATCAGTCTGCTGCTCATCTTCTTCATTCTTTTTGTATTGTTTGGCAGTATCAAAGATTCGCTGCTGGTGTTAAATAATGTTCCTTTTGCCCTGGTTGGCGGAATTGCAGCCCTGCTCCTTGCCGGGGTAAACTTCAATATCTCTGCAGGTATCGGTTTCATTGCCCTGTTTGGCATCTGCGTGCAAAACGGGGTGATCCTCATCAGCAGGTTTAAAAGCAATATAGCTGAACTGAAACACCGTGCCGACTGGAGCTTTGCCGATGCCATAAGGGATGGTGTGGCCAGCAGGATGCGGCCGGTAATCATGACGGCCATGATGGCCGCTATAGGTTTAATGCCTGCTGCCTTATCAACCGGGATAGGTTCCGAGGCTTCCAAACCACTTGCCATTGTGGTGATTGGCGGTCTGGTAACCAATACCCTGTTCAATCTTTTTGTTTATCCCATAGTGTTTTACTGGGCTTACAAGAAGAGGGTGAAACACATCGTTTCGGTGGCAGGCAATTAA
- a CDS encoding efflux RND transporter periplasmic adaptor subunit has protein sequence MQHTLKNIGTAFILSAILWSGCTEQSRELPKEEKFELTDTLIGRLKIDTVQGANNQTELNFSARITANEEKIARIYPMVSGYVQRVPVKLGDRVGKGQVLAVMTSAEMAGFDKEAISSSAELKNAQRSAKLAEDMYNSGLASARELEQANNELMVKLAEDKRNRTLLNLNGGNKNGIYTLKSPISGFIIEKNLTDNMQVRPDNSENLFTVADLSDVWAMLNIYESDIARVKEGDEVSITVLSYPDEVFKGKISKVYSMLNNESKVMNARVVIPNTAQLLKPGMMGRVQIAGRNNNSLPVVNADCLIFDNNRYFALVLDPVKKVRIQEVELSRKFENKAYISNGLRAGDRVIASKQLFLYDSLKP, from the coding sequence ATGCAACACACACTAAAAAATATCGGTACCGCCTTTATACTGTCTGCCATTTTATGGTCTGGTTGTACTGAGCAAAGCAGGGAACTGCCTAAAGAAGAAAAATTTGAACTGACAGATACACTGATCGGCAGATTGAAGATCGATACCGTACAAGGGGCCAATAACCAAACCGAGCTGAACTTTTCGGCCAGGATTACAGCCAATGAGGAAAAGATAGCCCGCATATACCCCATGGTAAGCGGTTATGTACAACGTGTTCCGGTCAAACTGGGCGACAGGGTTGGCAAAGGACAGGTACTGGCTGTCATGACCAGTGCAGAAATGGCCGGGTTCGACAAAGAGGCCATCAGTTCATCGGCGGAGCTGAAAAATGCTCAGAGAAGTGCAAAACTGGCAGAAGATATGTACAACAGCGGACTGGCATCGGCACGCGAACTGGAACAGGCCAATAACGAGCTAATGGTGAAACTGGCAGAAGATAAAAGGAACCGTACCCTCCTGAACCTGAACGGGGGAAATAAAAATGGGATCTATACGCTGAAATCACCGATTTCCGGCTTCATCATCGAAAAGAACCTGACCGATAACATGCAGGTAAGGCCTGATAACAGTGAGAACCTGTTTACCGTTGCCGATCTGTCGGACGTATGGGCAATGCTCAACATTTATGAAAGTGATATTGCCAGGGTTAAAGAGGGGGATGAGGTCAGCATTACTGTTCTTTCGTACCCCGACGAGGTCTTCAAAGGAAAGATCAGTAAGGTCTACAGCATGCTGAACAACGAAAGTAAAGTAATGAATGCCCGCGTTGTGATCCCGAATACGGCACAACTGTTAAAACCCGGCATGATGGGCCGGGTTCAGATTGCAGGCAGGAACAACAACAGCCTGCCTGTAGTGAACGCCGACTGTCTCATTTTTGACAACAACAGATACTTTGCTTTGGTGCTGGATCCGGTTAAAAAGGTTCGTATCCAGGAGGTTGAGCTGAGCAGGAAATTTGAGAACAAAGCCTACATCAGCAATGGCCTGCGGGCGGGTGATCGTGTAATTGCCTCGAAACAGCTCTTCCTTTACGATAGCCTGAAACCATAA
- a CDS encoding TolC family protein: MKKPLILIALLLSAFTSVSMAQDTLRLDLRQAEKMFAAQNQQLIAQHYQIEQAKAEVITARLFDNPELSYENQLYNKDTKKWLQTNAATGQYQATLSQMIRLAGKRNKNIQLAGAGVKMAEHQYFDLMRSLRFNLGSTFYKAYYQQQSAKVYEEQIRSLKILLGANEQQFKAGNVAMKDMIRIKSLLYSLQVEYTGLLNNIADLQTEIKLMTNTRPDANLKLELTGAEEKDYHPEQQSYAALLDSARLNRADLQLAQTGISYAESNLKLQKANAVPDVELSLSYDLQGSYPEKYTGIGIKVPLPLFNRNQGEIKKAKIALEEGKTNLKQQNLKLENEVYKTFTSALRTENLYQGIDPNFSGDFDKLITEVIRNFKNRNISLIEFLDFYDSYKASTLQINELKYERMNAREELNFVTGSTLFK, translated from the coding sequence ATGAAAAAACCATTAATCCTGATTGCGCTTTTACTGTCCGCCTTTACCTCCGTCAGCATGGCACAAGATACGCTCAGGCTTGATCTCCGGCAGGCAGAAAAAATGTTTGCAGCGCAAAACCAGCAGCTGATTGCCCAGCATTATCAAATTGAACAGGCAAAGGCCGAAGTCATTACAGCCAGGCTATTTGACAACCCTGAATTGAGCTACGAAAACCAGCTCTACAACAAGGACACCAAAAAATGGCTGCAAACCAATGCTGCCACAGGTCAATATCAGGCTACGCTGTCGCAGATGATCAGACTTGCAGGCAAGCGCAACAAAAATATACAACTGGCGGGTGCAGGCGTTAAAATGGCCGAACACCAATATTTCGACCTGATGCGCAGCCTTCGCTTTAACCTGGGCTCAACATTTTACAAAGCTTACTACCAGCAACAATCGGCAAAAGTATATGAAGAGCAGATCCGCTCCCTGAAAATATTATTAGGCGCCAATGAACAGCAGTTTAAAGCGGGCAACGTGGCCATGAAAGACATGATCAGGATCAAATCCCTGCTGTACAGTCTGCAGGTAGAATACACCGGCCTCCTCAACAATATAGCAGACCTGCAAACAGAAATCAAGCTGATGACGAATACCAGGCCGGATGCCAATCTGAAGCTGGAACTCACCGGTGCTGAAGAAAAGGATTACCATCCGGAGCAGCAATCTTATGCTGCTTTGCTGGACTCGGCAAGGCTGAACCGGGCCGATTTGCAATTGGCACAAACTGGCATCAGCTATGCCGAAAGCAACCTTAAACTACAAAAGGCCAACGCAGTTCCTGATGTAGAACTTTCCTTAAGCTATGACCTGCAGGGAAGTTATCCTGAAAAATATACCGGCATCGGCATCAAAGTGCCGCTTCCACTATTTAACCGGAACCAGGGCGAGATCAAAAAAGCAAAAATCGCCCTCGAAGAAGGTAAAACGAACCTGAAACAACAAAATCTGAAGCTTGAAAACGAAGTTTATAAGACCTTTACCTCGGCCCTGAGAACTGAAAACCTCTACCAGGGCATAGATCCGAATTTCAGCGGCGATTTCGATAAACTGATTACAGAAGTGATCAGAAACTTTAAAAACAGGAACATCAGCCTGATTGAGTTCCTGGATTTTTACGATTCCTATAAAGCCAGCACATTGCAGATCAATGAACTGAAATATGAAAGGATGAACGCCAGGGAAGAACTCAATTTTGTAACCGGCTCTACGCTATTTAAATAA
- a CDS encoding sensor histidine kinase — MKIKDRLALYFTLISTLTLLAVLCAVYFMFARFMEIDFFSRLKDRTMVTAKLYLEADEISSDSLKKVRDQYLETLNSEVIRIYNSKNSATFIGDEQQYWDNETINKVRKQKKIQFKDGRRQVVGIFYKDNQGDFVILASAIDRSTYYRLDKLKKIMIIIFVVIFAGLLLSGRWIAKRILKPLDRFIGEVKQIKSNNLHFRVQEGPDKNEISLLAQNFNNLMEHLEQAFVLQKTFVANASHELRTPVTRMSIAAEIALSQDREKEDYRNALASVLEDAGKMEQTISSLMSLAQADLEFASAALSPVRIDEMLWALQSEWKEKENCELIITTNDLPEDEAALSIQANPVLLQIAFNNILSNAFKFSDRQPVHCTLKITEDGMALSFTDRGCGIAAQELQELFKPFYSSAAQHQHKGSGMGLYMAHKIITLYKGTIRVNSEPGQGATFTVIFPKH; from the coding sequence ATGAAAATTAAAGACCGCCTGGCTTTGTACTTTACACTGATCAGCACCCTGACCCTTCTGGCTGTATTGTGCGCGGTATATTTTATGTTTGCCCGGTTTATGGAGATTGATTTTTTTTCGAGGCTTAAAGACCGTACCATGGTAACGGCCAAGCTTTACCTGGAAGCAGATGAAATCTCGTCTGACTCGCTGAAAAAAGTAAGGGACCAATACCTGGAAACCCTGAACAGCGAAGTCATCCGCATTTACAACTCAAAGAACAGCGCCACATTTATTGGCGACGAGCAGCAGTATTGGGACAATGAGACCATCAATAAGGTCAGAAAGCAAAAGAAAATACAATTTAAGGACGGCAGGCGCCAGGTGGTAGGGATCTTTTATAAAGACAACCAGGGCGATTTTGTGATCCTGGCCTCTGCCATAGACCGGAGTACTTATTACCGGCTTGATAAGCTGAAAAAGATCATGATCATCATCTTCGTGGTCATTTTTGCCGGGCTGCTTTTATCGGGCAGGTGGATTGCCAAAAGAATATTAAAGCCGCTGGACCGCTTTATTGGGGAAGTTAAACAGATCAAATCAAACAACCTGCATTTCCGGGTACAGGAAGGCCCTGATAAAAATGAGATCAGCCTGCTGGCACAAAATTTCAATAACCTGATGGAACACCTGGAACAGGCCTTTGTGCTGCAAAAAACTTTTGTAGCCAATGCATCCCACGAATTGAGGACCCCCGTAACCAGGATGAGCATAGCCGCCGAGATTGCACTTTCGCAGGACAGGGAAAAGGAAGATTACAGAAATGCACTGGCCTCGGTCCTGGAAGATGCGGGAAAAATGGAACAGACCATCAGCAGCTTAATGAGCCTGGCCCAGGCCGATCTTGAATTTGCATCAGCTGCCTTAAGCCCTGTACGTATAGATGAAATGTTATGGGCCTTGCAGTCAGAATGGAAAGAAAAAGAAAACTGCGAGCTTATCATTACGACAAACGATCTGCCCGAGGATGAAGCGGCGCTCAGCATACAGGCGAACCCTGTGTTGCTACAGATTGCTTTCAACAATATCCTCTCCAATGCATTTAAATTTTCCGATCGGCAGCCCGTACACTGCACTTTAAAAATTACGGAAGACGGCATGGCCCTATCTTTTACAGACCGGGGTTGCGGCATTGCGGCACAGGAACTTCAAGAGCTCTTTAAGCCCTTCTACAGTTCGGCTGCGCAGCACCAGCACAAAGGCAGCGGCATGGGGCTGTACATGGCCCATAAGATCATTACGCTGTATAAAGGTACCATCCGGGTCAACTCAGAGCCCGGCCAGGGTGCTACCTTTACTGTTATTTTCCCTAAACATTAA
- a CDS encoding response regulator transcription factor, which translates to MFKIGLAEDDLKIGSLVKTGLEESGYEVVHFTDGRQLLENFDSTGFNLLILDIMMPGIDGITLCRQLRQVQQNLPILMLTALGNVDDKVTGLNAGADDYLAKPFHFKELLARIEALLRRYAVTPEKKEHELVFEDISLNTYSKEVKRAGIHIALTAKEYTLLELFLRNPNRLLSRQYIAEHAWDITFDTGTNVIDVYVNFLRNKIEKGFSRKVIHTKINMGYILK; encoded by the coding sequence ATGTTTAAGATTGGACTGGCAGAAGATGACCTTAAAATTGGCAGCCTGGTTAAAACCGGACTTGAGGAAAGCGGCTATGAAGTAGTTCATTTTACAGATGGCAGGCAGCTGCTGGAGAACTTTGACAGTACGGGCTTCAACCTGCTGATCCTGGACATTATGATGCCGGGCATAGATGGCATCACACTTTGCCGCCAACTGCGTCAGGTTCAGCAAAACCTGCCCATCTTAATGCTGACTGCCCTTGGAAATGTGGATGATAAGGTAACGGGGTTAAATGCCGGTGCCGATGATTACCTGGCCAAGCCTTTTCATTTTAAAGAATTGCTGGCCAGGATTGAAGCACTGCTGCGCAGGTATGCGGTAACGCCAGAAAAAAAAGAGCATGAATTGGTATTTGAGGACATCTCCCTGAATACCTATAGCAAAGAAGTGAAGAGGGCGGGTATACACATTGCGCTCACCGCTAAGGAATACACCTTACTGGAACTGTTCCTGCGGAATCCGAACCGGCTGTTGTCCAGACAATACATTGCCGAGCATGCCTGGGACATCACATTCGATACCGGCACCAATGTGATAGACGTTTACGTAAATTTTCTACGCAATAAAATTGAGAAAGGCTTTTCAAGAAAAGTCATCCATACCAAAATCAATATGGGCTACATACTTAAATAG
- a CDS encoding sugar phosphate isomerase/epimerase family protein, with protein MKQSRRSFLTQIGLLSAAPLLAPSDLLAAVLPAASIQYGYAAITWGDNIKQAIEEISGLGFKGIQLRANAHTQFGQKPEELIRLLKDAKLALPMYSSGNANINTGNDEAEISKHLESARFVKILGGNSIQITNSSRPKTGKVSHEDLVKYAALLNEIGKRTAAIGIKTTYHNHMGQLGESPEEVDVILKNSDPKYVKLLLDIGHYQQGGGDPAAAIIKYKDRLDCLHIKDVKDTADAKGYIFVELGQGRVNLPSVFAALKTIHFNGYAIVELDAVPVKGRTPLESGQITRDYLTKKLKISI; from the coding sequence ATGAAACAATCGCGTCGTAGCTTCCTTACCCAAATTGGTCTTTTATCAGCCGCGCCACTGCTGGCCCCCTCCGATTTATTGGCCGCGGTATTGCCTGCTGCCTCAATCCAATACGGATACGCGGCAATTACCTGGGGCGACAACATTAAACAGGCCATTGAGGAGATCTCCGGTCTGGGTTTCAAAGGCATACAGCTTAGGGCAAATGCCCATACCCAATTCGGACAAAAGCCTGAAGAGCTGATCCGTTTGCTGAAAGATGCCAAACTCGCTCTGCCCATGTATTCAAGTGGCAATGCGAACATCAATACAGGCAATGATGAGGCCGAGATCAGCAAACACCTGGAAAGCGCCCGTTTTGTGAAGATCCTGGGTGGCAACAGCATCCAGATTACCAATTCATCCCGTCCTAAAACAGGTAAGGTAAGCCATGAAGACCTGGTTAAATATGCTGCATTATTGAATGAGATTGGCAAACGTACTGCAGCGATCGGTATAAAAACAACTTATCATAACCACATGGGACAACTTGGCGAAAGCCCTGAAGAAGTGGATGTGATCTTAAAAAATTCCGATCCGAAATATGTAAAGCTCTTGCTGGACATTGGCCATTATCAGCAAGGGGGTGGTGATCCTGCAGCAGCAATTATAAAATACAAAGACCGGCTGGACTGCCTGCACATTAAAGATGTAAAGGATACCGCAGATGCAAAAGGATACATTTTTGTAGAGCTTGGACAGGGGCGCGTTAACCTCCCTTCAGTATTTGCAGCTTTAAAAACAATTCATTTTAACGGATACGCCATTGTTGAACTGGATGCTGTTCCGGTTAAAGGCCGTACGCCTCTGGAAAGCGGACAGATTACGCGCGACTATCTGACCAAAAAACTTAAGATCAGCATTTAA
- a CDS encoding KTSC domain-containing protein has product MKKITDYRKLLGVQKDTELKELKTIYRNLMKDWHPDKFQDSEAAKLEAETKSKEIIEAYHFLVSIAPETLALSIEEYTQTITSCGIADYNWAGLVLTVHFLDGSAYEYFGVPKAIYVKLVNADSPGRFARRHIFPAFPYRNIAKLQSA; this is encoded by the coding sequence ATGAAAAAGATCACTGATTACAGAAAACTATTGGGTGTACAAAAGGATACCGAATTGAAAGAATTAAAAACCATTTACAGGAATTTAATGAAAGACTGGCACCCGGATAAATTTCAGGACAGTGAAGCAGCCAAACTGGAAGCGGAAACCAAAAGCAAGGAAATCATTGAGGCTTACCATTTCCTAGTGAGCATTGCTCCTGAAACACTGGCGCTTTCTATAGAAGAATATACACAAACCATTACCAGCTGTGGCATTGCTGATTATAACTGGGCAGGTCTGGTACTTACCGTACATTTCCTGGATGGCAGCGCCTACGAATATTTTGGTGTTCCCAAGGCCATTTATGTAAAGCTGGTCAATGCCGATTCGCCGGGAAGGTTTGCACGCAGGCATATATTTCCTGCTTTCCCGTACAGAAATATAGCCAAATTACAGTCCGCCTAA